The genomic interval GTGTCGGCATGCGATGGAACGAGGAGCGGCGCTGCCTCTGTCCTTGCTGTCGCTACGGGAACTCCGACTCGATCAGTCGAACTGAGAAAACTGTGGATGAGTGGGTGCAGAGTGTCTCCCGCTGATTCGAATTTCCCCGGAAGTGCCGACAGCGAAAACGTTCCTGTCGCCGTGCACAACGCTGCCGATAGCTGTTTAGATGCAAGCGTACTGCAGACACCGCGAATGTGCAGGCGGAGGAAGTCGCGTCAAGGAAACCGACCGCCGACGAAGCTGCGAAGCAGAGGTGAACCGAGGCATGTCGGCGCGTTTCCAGGCAGTCGGCGcgcaacagaagaagaaaactttAGAAAACAAAGCGGGAAGAGCTGTGCGCAGACACGaacggcgcatgcgtctggTCAGCTCGAGAAGGCACTGCCGCAGCGAAAGTTGGAAGGCAATTCGCAAGCAGTCGGTCGGCGCCTTGACTCCgtgtggagacagagcaaTTCTGCAGTTTTCGGTGCTGCCTGCAGGGTGAATCAAACGCGAAATCCAGTAAAGTTAGAGCAAATTTACCCCGTTTTCCTCCAGTGATCCTGCCCACGCATTCGTCATGCCGCCAGGACCGTAGGCATGTTGTCCTCGGTTAAAAAACACGGAAGTAGTCCTGCGAGCTTGGTAAGCCGGTTGCCAGCCTCTGGGTAAGCTGGTGGGTCTGTTTTCCACGTGGAATTCCAGTTTTCATCGGCTAGATTTTACGCAAAGTGAATGTTGTGCGCCACTCTCATTGACGATTTGCCTCAACGAACCAGAGAAGCTGTCATAACACAGGGTGTACGTATACCTCGAGTCTGAGCGCGGAAAGTGCGGCAGACAACGGAGcagcgaaaaaacaaagcTGTGAACATGAAACAGGctgggaagaagaagtgaagcGGACGTGAACTTGAAGCAGCCACAAACACACAGCTGTCTCCCCAAGTATTTTTTTCGTCCCTATACCGACTTCGATGCGCCTGCGGGGATTCACATCGGCTGCTGTCCCAAAACACAAGTAGATCCGCACACAGTCGGCCTTACAGAGATTCACCCGAAGCGCTAACTACCAACACAGTCAAAGCCCCAACGCTGCGTGTGTTGCCCTCTGTGGTTGCTTTGCTGAAGTACTTTGGCTGTCAAGATGATAGGAAATCGCAGTTTTTACCCGTTTTACGGAAATAGGGATGGTATATGTTTGACAGTGCCAGCGCAGTGCAGTTGCAAACTGACAGAGTGACTCCAATGAGTGTTCTTTGTTCTGTCGAGGAATGTCTGCCGCGGTCGGAGAAGCTGTGGTGTGGCTGCCGACATGCTGATAGGATAACCTAACCAAACAATGAGGGTTCTAGACGGTTTGCCACCTTGATGTATCATCAGCATGCAACAGTGACGAAGTTCAACCATTATAACTTCGTTGTGCAACTCGAATGCGCATCTCACTGCCTGAAGCTCATGCTAGCAGTGTGCTTGTCGACCGAGAGGCAAGCGACTGTAACCACAGCgcgcctttttttccttcgtgcGACGAAGATTTCTTAGATaacagacaaccaagttgTCTATTTCTGGTGTACACCGCCACTCCAACGGACTGCTTAAGAGGGACATCTGTGTGCGCACATTGCACAGCAGATATCCAGCGTAACTCGTGCCTTGTGAATCCTTTATACTCTTCCGGGAAATCATAGTTCCCAGGGGGAATGTTTCGCGCTGTGGTGGTACGCGGTCCCGTTCCAGAACGAGAGTGCAGGCGCCGCAGGCGCAGTTGCTCCCTGTTTGCTCGCACCTGGTTGAAAGATGAGCAAAATACTAAACCCTGGAGAGACGCGTAAATGTTGTACTGCTATCTTCCATTTCTTTATCGCGCACGTGAAGATGTGGCTTCTACCGCGGATGCGCGCACGGCTAGAATGTCGACGCGCTTGTgcacgaagcagagaaatgCCCGCGAACAAACTTCTCCGGCGACCTATATCTAAATGGGCGTAAGTGGAGGCACGTTCGTCGTGTTCCTCGAGGAGGATTTGAAAATGAACAACTCAGCACGTCTATACACTTCGCGACGACCTTGTTGTGTTTTCTTGTCAGCGGCTGCAGTCGAGGAATACCGCTTTTCGAACCATGCCAACAAAAGACGACTGACGCAAAGTACCAGACAGTACATTTTACCACTAGTCACATAGATAGGAAGGTAAAGAGAAAGTTGCCATGTATCTTTGCGTATAGCAACCAGGTACGGTGGAACAGATATACACATGCGAGTCTAGAAGAGAGGCTTCCACGTGTgtaagaaagagaaaaacacttCATACACGGACACGGTTGCTCGGAAAAGGTAAAACTACTATTTCGGAGCGTACCCTCTGCCGGCTTTCTTCGCACACGGGGCTGCACGCACCACCCCCGCGGCGCCGTCTGTTTGCTGCACAGGCAGCTCTTTAAAGAAGTCCAACTGACAATCGCAGCAGACCAGGAAAGCCAAATTGAGTCCACCGGAAATGCATCAGGCGAAAACATTCAGGCAGACACGAGCGCCCAGACATGAACAAGAGTTCTTCTAGGAGCCTAGCCACCGATAGTTCCACCCTCCTACGTGCCTTCCATGTTTGTACTGTTTCTTGCTCCTGCATACAGACGCAAAAAGTAAATCTTGAAAACATGAGTTTTTCCGAATCAGCACAGTCACCGCGCGGATGCcacgaaagaggcgacaAACAGCTCGTACCAAAAAAAACTACCAggacgcttctctctccattaACATGAAATTAAGTACACgatgtgtatatacacagatTTGAATCGTGAATGGACTTCATATCATATATACCACCATACCAGCGTGTATCGATTCGTAGTGTATCGATACTGGTGGCGACACAGTTGTCGACAGGTAGAGCCAGACCTTCGTCTGCATGATGTGAACGTTCAGATGAATGTCCGTATACGGCGCATCAGAAAAGCGATAACCTCGCAGTAAACGTGTCTTTGTCACCAGCTAAGTTTCTACTTTTGTCCGATGTCTTCCCCTGCACTCATGAACGAAGAACCGAGCACTGTTTTGGCGTCCATCTATTTACTTAATAGATGAGAGGCCCCGAAGAATCCGTTcagcaggaaggagactaccaACGAAAGCATCGCGGTGGTTCAACAGTGTGAACTGTCCCTACCTCCGTCTGTCGAGACGCATGCCCTTTTTCCGGGGCCTTATGAGCATGATGTATCCGCCGAGAACCGTTCCACTTAAAACAGAAATGCGTAGAATGCCGCGAAGGAGATCCTCTTGTTGCTTCCCGTTCCTCATCTGCCTAGCATCTGCATGTGCACTCGAGCTACAGTGGCCGCGGCATTCAGAGGTGTTTGAGccggaagaacgagaaacagcAACGGAGGATACGCAGCCTGTCGACCCTTCGCTGGTGCGAAAGACCTCCCGGTCTCTCAGGATACGTTTCACTCCGTCACTTGGTGTCTGCAGAACGTCCACGGAACTGTCTGGCGAGTTTCTACACAGCGAGCGACATGAACCGGGAAGCCACGGAGTTAGCAGGAGGCGGGACGCGTGAGGACCTTGCTCGCGCGGGTGGACGGAGTGGAGTCTGTTGTCTGTGCACGCGGAAGCATTGGAAGGGGGAAAGCGAACAAAGTTTCGACACAGGGCCTCGCAGGGCCACCTCCGCAGACAGCGGACTGCAGCCAACCCGTGAAACATCGTGTGTTCTTTTCGGAATGGAAGCGCGGGAAAACGGGGGGAAAGAGCTGTTATCAGCGGTGtaacaggaaaaagaaaaacgtttcGGGAGACCGTCGAGTTGCGTGCAGAAAAGCGACATCCAGGGGGAGCCGGACACGGGACAGGACCGAAGGAGCAGCCACTGTCGGtaaagagaaagagggaaacaGCAATGATGGGACAATTGAGTAGTTTGTTGAAAAAGGAGTCCACAAAAAAGGACGGGAGTCGCAGGGTATTTTCAGTGGCCACGATTTCCGGTGTCCAGCACACCACCGCGAATCTGAACCCCGAGAAAACTATAGAGCATGCTGGCAGCTCCCGTGGCGATAACGGACAAGTTTGCCAACTGTGGATGGTGGTCTCTCCGCAGTCTGAGACGGAGAAGTGACTTCGAAGTCAAGATGGCAGCCCCTTTATTGCGCCCCAGActgttgcatgcaagctACCGCAACAAAACGCTTCTGCACAAATCTCTCTGGCCCGCAATATGGACACCGAgcaccttcctctcttttcccgGGATTCTGTTGGCTGCGAGTGCGTCCATTTACAGCTGACACGGATGTGGCGAACCTGGGAAGCTCTAATTTCGTGGCTGGAATGAAATAAGGTCGTTCAAGTTCGTGGTTCTGCCGGACGGCGTGTAGAGCCTCGTCAACCCGGTCCAGAGCAGAGCGTCAGCATCCTGTTTTTGGGTTGCTCGAGATCGAACGAAACTCCAGTCGAGTACACAGAGACCctaaaaaaacagaggacaATGAACGTGACTCCAATGATGAAATTCAAATCACCcagttctttttttcgactcATGGCGTGCACATTTACTACCAGAGAAGGGGTGTTCCCGCCACAGGTTCGAAGGCATCCGCAAAGACTGGTTGTAAGAAAACGGTTTAGTTTAGACCTTGAGACATGAAAGTTTCAGTACTGACAGCTTTTGACGGACGAATTGAAAGCGCAGTGCCGCAAGATATAACACCGCTCGTTCGAAGATTCGCCTATAGCTCCACAGAGCCTTGTGAATCTCCGGACTCTTGTGCGTTTGACTGGTATTTGTTTGAAGAGATACAAAACCGGTGTCTACGCTGGCCTTGAGACAACTTGTGCATGCCTACGTGAACGTTTTTGACACGTATTTCGCGGAACAACTGCGCTCTTTTAATCTTTTTATTGAACAGCAGCAGCATACAAAGCGcgagaacttggatccggtaaacaaagatAGTCATAATCGAAATCACTAGTCTCACCCAGAGTACATGCtctcgagaaaaggagactgcCTCTCACGGCTTCCCAGTCTAGTCACTCGCTAACTGGTTTATTCTGCAGCACTCGCCACTTCCGTGAACACTAAACTCCCTGCGGATTCTCTACGAACCGGTAACGAGAGAGTGAAGCTCTTTTCGTTCCCTCCGAATCGGAAGTATCGCGACCGTACTTTGCCTTGAGTTTTTCATTTGGATTTCAAACGGCGTGTCAGGCGAATGTACACTAAAACGCCCTAGTAAGGGGTCCAACGTAGAGGAAGGGCGGGTCAgtcttgccttctctgcaAAAAACGAAGTTTACGGTTTAAGTCCGTCTTCGTTATTGGAGACGAAATACTCCAAATTGTTGCCCATGTGCTCGGTTGCTCTAGCGCAAACGATGATGATTTGAGGCCATTTCGAAAAAGGATGGGTAAAGCAGGGGTAGTGCGGGGCAGGAGAACCCGGATGGGATGATTTGATTCCAAATCATCAGGCAACATGTCCGGCGATGATCACGGAAGAAACAGTCTCCTATGAGCGTTCTTTTCCGCCGTTTCAACTCTCCGCATAATGTTGGGAATCCGGGAGTTTTGACACCAACATCATGAAACATTCCCTGACCATAGACTCGACCTTGCCTAGCTAGCTCGCAGAACTGAGACAACGGGACCCCGTGAACGACAGACACGAAGCTTAAACAAGTGCGTGTAAGCGTTTGCATGTGCAGCTCCCTCACATACTCTTGGCCAATGAAGGATGCTCCACTTTTTAcagcctgtctctctgggaCCTTTGTCTTTTTAGGTAGTTTGTAGTCCAGGCGGCAACCGAAACCTGCCTGGGAGAACTTGCCTTTGCACGCGTGACCTCCTGAGTGGAGAAAAGCAAGCACACTCCGAGTACATAGGCTTTTACCACAGCTTCAGAAGTCCCCCATCGTACAAATACTTATAGAGAGGAGTCTCTTTGTCGACCTTTCCGTGTTGTCATATTGGAAGAGTCGCTCGGCATCGTTTTTTGGAACTACATTCTTCTACAGGGCTCTAAAAATAGCAACCTCTGAAATCCCTTCTGCACATGTTTACACCCCTTCAAGGCTTTCTAGCCCAAACCAGTGAGCACATAGTTTCAGAGTAACCCGAGTCAACTTCAGAATTCCATTTTTACTCGTGCGGCATATATTGCCGCGGCGCTAAAACATCTCTTTCTCCGGCATCAGACGGCTAGGTAGCCGTTCCTACATTTCGGTCAGAGCGGTGCTGTCGACTTAACTTGCGCGCATATCGGATCGCAGAAGTCAGCGGAAAGCAAAGAAATTCTCTCGTCCGCTGTCCAGAACTGAACAACGCAAATCGAATaaaaggagacagcatcCTACCTTGGAGATAGAATGGGTGACTCCAGTTACGAGACATAGACGGCCGAGTTCTTGACGATTGCTGTACACCGCCGCTCACTGAACCGCGGAAAACAGCTCAGAAGGCTTAATTTCAATATCATAAGGCATTAAAGACACTCACATCCGCACAGAGAACGAAGCACCGCGTGAAAGTTTTAACGTCGCCAAGAGGATCCCTTGATACCTTTTTAGCCCTGTTTTCAGGCTGGCAACAGAACGCCTACTTGAGTGAGTGTGCCGATGGTAGTAGACGCTTTTACTGGATTTGAAAGAAATTTCCACTGTCTTTTCACAAGGTGTGCATAATTGTCGCCTTAAAATCGCTCTGAAAATCAACAATTCCCCTCCTACGAATTTGCTGTCCTTCGTCGTGCGCAGACGCTGTTTCATTCTGTAGTCAAAATACCCTCCAGTAACTGGGTGTGTAAATGTCAATGCAAATCGAAATCGTTGTGTCGTTGTGTCGGTACATAATTCTCGTCTAGAGACGACTAACAGTGCTTCCTCGTTGCGAGCCAGAGACTCAATTCGCTACCCCGCCCTCCGTTGCgtggtgtctccgtttctgcatgcgtcagaTTTCCGCCGTGACACAGCGGCTAAAGCGCGGTACGACGACCACGCTTTTGCTTTCGTTCGCTTCTGTAGCGTGCCCTAAGAGACTGCCTTTGCACACGAAAAAATCGGTTAAATTCCCCTGTTTTCAAACAACCTGCGGATCCTCCACTGCGTCCACGAACCTAGACGCTTGTCTCCGCTTGTCTCTGCCGGTCCGCAGTCGGCGTCCACTGATACGCGCAAACTGTTATCATGGGTATTTCCGTGGTTTCCTTCAAAATTTGTGAAAGTGTAACCGTGTGTAACCTCGATGCTTGAAAAGAAAATGCGAACGCAAATCTCTGCGCGTTTTCCCCGTCGCAAGTAGAATCTGTGTCCCGTAGGTGGAACGCCCAAGCTAACTCCTGCGCGTCGGCACCTGCCGACTTCTCAACCACGCCAAGTAACCGTTTCGGCGCTTGGTGTACTTCGCTCTTTTGTTccagtttttctcttcttagTTTACTCGACAAGCTTCAAACAGGCACGTGGACATATGACCCTCCCCTGccaatgtatatatataggtatatttgtatacatccgtatacatgtatgcttatgcgtgtgtatgtgtacgTCTATTCGTATGTGAACGAATGTTTGTCAGTTACCCACTTTTGAGCATATGGAAAGTAGGGAGAAGTGAAATGGAGGGCAGACGGATTTCATGACTCGCATTCTTCCCCCGATGCCGCGAACGACTACgccctgtgcatgcatgtggatTCGTGTCTGCGCCCGCTGAAACTCACTCCAGATGCGCACATATGTATACGGAGGTAAATAGATGTTTTACACATTGATGAAGTAGACGTGCATCTGCGAATGCCACTCAAAAGGGTGAAAGCGACAGCAATGGGCGGAAGGCTGTTTCGGAATTCGAGCTTCGGTGGTTACCTGGCGATGTCAAGGGTCCTtttttgcgtcttctgcgtAACGCTTCTTTCCACTGAGGCATGGCATCTTCCTGAGGGAGGTAAGCTCGATCAGAGTTGAACTCCTCTAACCGAGAAGTGTCAACGTAGATCCACATACGGCCATAATTTAACCTTGTTCTCACTTCCCGTAGCAAGGGGGAGCCTCCTGggtcgatgcatgcagctacCTGGACAGAACCGTTTGCCCTGCCTCTTTCGAAAATCGGGCTTTTCAATTTCATATCTTTGGAAAAATCGCCGCCTATCTTCCTTCACTCACGACACGCAAGTCCCTGTATCTATCTGTCactatctatctatctatctatctatctatctatctatctatctatctatctatctatctatctatcatTGCATCTATTATTCTATCCATCCATGTTGCTAGCTATCgatctgtctatctatctctcaCTACgtctttttgtctctctctctaccgATCTACCTATCTATCACTATATCTATTACCCTGTCTGTccatctgtatatatatctacctGTGTTCTATATTTCTCTGTACACatatctctctgtatatatatatatatatatatatatatataaagcgatctgtatctgtatctatatgtatatatagctatctgtatatatatcctatatatatatatatatatgggttTATGATacgtagagagagacaggtaGGTAGGATGGAGGCGTGCAGGATCTTTGGTGACGTTTGCGTTTGGGTCGCTTGTTGTGTTTTGACCGGCTCTCGGTGGACACGGgtgtttttttcctttcgtgCATGCTTTTGTTTTCATCACACAAAAAGGCAGCACGCGTGGGCCCCCAGCAGAAGCGACGGTCGacgagctgcatgcagccctCGAGAAATGGGAAGGAGACgttgcctttttcttctaCACTTCCTGGGACACAAGCAGCAGGTGAGAATAACACACAGTTTCAAGTCCTCTCTTCATGTGCACCAGTCAGAGAGTCTCTGCTAGGATCCCAGTTTAGCTTGATACGCACGCGTGtgtatatctatctacatctgtctaaatctctctctttctctctctctctatatatatacatatatatatgtgtctCTCTACTTTTTCATCCATCTCTTATGTTTtcgtatatatgtatgccGAGTATTCACATGAGTTGAAGCAaatggctgcatgcacgtgtgTCAATAGAGATATGCATACACGATGATTGCTTTTTGCGTCAGGCACCTTCTCGGGTTGTGGGACCAAGCACTTCGgtttttctccgcctctgGACCGAATCCGGAGAAGACCAGCTCGTCACGTCTTCTGAACATTTGGCGCCAGTTTGTTCCTCCTCTGGGGTCGCTGCAGCTGCGTCGCTTCGACTGtgaaaagagcgaagcagcgCGCAAGTTGTGTCGATCTCTGGGTCTGCCTTTTCTGCCAGccgttctttttttctcgtacGCGCCCCTGCGCGAAGAGTCTGGCAAACGAGGCACATGGTCGTTcttcgacgcagacgcggaCAAGTCTCTCCCTCCGAGGTCTGCTCGGTAAGCTGTGTGAATGGGGGACTCTGTTTAGAGTCTCTGGcgggaaaaaacaaaaacaactctctcttctgctaCATTTTAGAGGAGATGGACACGCATCAGTGGGTAAACGCGACGATAATTCTGTCCCCATGTTTTTGCCACGATAGCAACAAGCACGAACAACAGCGAAGGGTGCGTTCGACGCTAGGCGGAGCCAGGAAGCTGGTTAGGACCCTTCATGTATGGGAGGGCGTTTATGTTGTCTTTGTCAGTTTTGGTAGACACACCGTGGTCTCTTtaaaaagaaagaaagcgcGGAGGAGAGGGGCACTTCTGTGGGTGTGATAACGTACGGTAGAAGTTCAGGCGAAGCTGGGCAGGAGTAATTCGGCTTCTCCCTTACTGGAAGTAGAGGTGCATGCTGATCAGAAACACGAGTCTGGATGCGGTATCCTCGGCCGTTACATGGCTTTCCATGTTCTGGAATGGACTGCTGGTAAAGAGGTTGGAAACTGTCTCTCGAATTTGCGGAAACGCGATTAAAAAACGCACATTTGTTTTCACCGGCACGTCCGCTTTGTAGATGTCGATTCCTGAGCACACAGATGATGACAGGGATACCAATATACTACCGATTTCCGTGGAATTACTTTCACCACCGCGCAGTATGCTAGAACATCCATTCAGGTACGACGTGAAGTGATGTTACGAACCGGTTGGTGGGGAATATTTCAGCTCTCTGGGAGTAAAGCGTTCGACAAACTGGAAGTGGTTGTAAGACGATACTGATGTAAGTTTCAGTCGTGTTAGTGTCGGCGCCCGTATTGCTCACCAGTTACGTGCTTACAAATGTACAGCATTACTACACGCGGTGAAACGGCATACATTACCGTGTTGTAGCGTATTCTGTGCGGTTTTC from Toxoplasma gondii ME49 chromosome VIIa, whole genome shotgun sequence carries:
- a CDS encoding hypothetical protein (encoded by transcript TGME49_202450~Predicted trans-membrane domain (TMHMM2.0):145-168), translating into MFHGLAAVRCLRRWPCEALCRNFVRFPPSNASACTDNRLHSVHPREQGPHASRLLLTPWLPGSCRSLCRNSPDSSVDVLQTPSDGVKRILRDREVFRTSEGSTGCVSSVAVSRSSGSNTSECRGHCSSSAHADARQMRNGKQQEDLLRGILRISVLSGTVLGGYIMLIRPRKKGMRLDRRRSKKQYKHGRHVGGWNYRWLGS
- a CDS encoding hypothetical protein (encoded by transcript TGME49_202440~Signal peptide predicted by SignalP 2.0 HMM (probability 0.989) with cleavage site probability 0.890 at residue 44~Predicted trans-membrane domain (TMHMM2.0):19-42), with translation MPLKRVKATAMGGRLFRNSSFGGYLAMSRVLFCVFCVTLLSTEAWHLPEGGSTRGPPAEATVDELHAALEKWEGDVAFFFYTSWDTSSRHLLGLWDQALRFFSASGPNPEKTSSSRLLNIWRQFVPPLGSLQLRRFDCEKSEAARKLCRSLGLPFLPAVLFFSYAPLREESGKRGTWSFFDADADKSLPPRSARFKGDLFMYDALLDWLQMMRRISYVQQLLERKGPETGEKVCAVGSQSATEKELADCRKRLTELEAENEALRQETRLFHRRERDTEKPQ
- a CDS encoding hypothetical protein (encoded by transcript TGME49_202445) — protein: MSRNWSHPFYLQGGHACKGKFSQAGFGCRLDYKLPKKTKVPERQAVKSGASFIGQEYVRELHMQTLTRTCLSFVSVVHGVPLSQFCELARQGRVYGQGMFHDVGVKTPGFPTLCGELKRRKRTLIGDCFFRDHRRTCCLMIWNQIIPSGFSCPALPLLYPSFFEMASNHHRLR